Proteins encoded in a region of the Canis lupus familiaris isolate Mischka breed German Shepherd chromosome 1, alternate assembly UU_Cfam_GSD_1.0, whole genome shotgun sequence genome:
- the C1H19orf18 gene encoding uncharacterized protein C19orf18 homolog isoform X2, translating to MDKVRSSFTILVLFLMEYPILLCLPYGGYKQLQTSANVTKQKGLTSRPRAPRSTMPNQFPRHHALIPHRSALVQVIVIACVAFSIALICGITISYVIYRLVQAEERQQLVWLYNNVRIPFLEDEDEVSEDESQDESTYLLPENEKELEKFIHSVIRSKRRKRMENKRLKNEQMFIQDTKLNNSLHSVFSENL from the exons ATGGACAAAGTTAGAAGTTCTTTCACcattctagttttgtttttaatggaatatCCAATTCTTTTATGCTTGCCTTATGGAG GCTACAAACAGCTACAAACATCCGCAAATGTCACTAAGCAGAAAGGACTTACTTCAAGACCCAGAG CTCCGAGATCTACTATGCCCAACCAATTCCCAAGGCATCATG caCTGATTCCACACAGATCTGCTCTTGTTCAAGTAATTGTAATTGCGTGCGTAGCCTTCAGCATTGCCCTGATATGTGGAATTACTATTTCCTATGTGATATA TCGGCTGGTCCAGGCTGAGGAAAGACAGCAACTGGTGTGGCTTTATAACAATGTCAGGATACCATTTCTGGAAGATGAGGACGAGGTCTCTGAGGATGAGAGCCAGGATGAGTCCACCTACCTACTtccagagaatgagaaagagctgGAAAAGTTCATTCACTCAG TTATTAGATCCAAAAGAAGAAAGCGTATGGAAAACAAGAGATTGAAGAATGAACAAATGTTCATACAGGATACAAAACTGAACAATTCTCTGCACAGTGTATTCTCAGAGAATCTATGA
- the C1H19orf18 gene encoding uncharacterized protein C19orf18 homolog isoform X1: MDKVRSSFTILVLFLMEYPILLCLPYGGYKQLQTSANVTKQKGLTSRPRAPRSTMPNQFPRHHGNGKGDTPSPIKNNQSFKAHSTPLNTDTWNAALIPHRSALVQVIVIACVAFSIALICGITISYVIYRLVQAEERQQLVWLYNNVRIPFLEDEDEVSEDESQDESTYLLPENEKELEKFIHSVIRSKRRKRMENKRLKNEQMFIQDTKLNNSLHSVFSENL; this comes from the exons ATGGACAAAGTTAGAAGTTCTTTCACcattctagttttgtttttaatggaatatCCAATTCTTTTATGCTTGCCTTATGGAG GCTACAAACAGCTACAAACATCCGCAAATGTCACTAAGCAGAAAGGACTTACTTCAAGACCCAGAG CTCCGAGATCTACTATGCCCAACCAATTCCCAAGGCATCATG gtaaTGGGAAGGGTGATACACCTAGCCCTATAAAGAACAACCAGAGTTTTAAGGCACATTCGACACCCCTGAACACCGACACCTGGAATGCAG caCTGATTCCACACAGATCTGCTCTTGTTCAAGTAATTGTAATTGCGTGCGTAGCCTTCAGCATTGCCCTGATATGTGGAATTACTATTTCCTATGTGATATA TCGGCTGGTCCAGGCTGAGGAAAGACAGCAACTGGTGTGGCTTTATAACAATGTCAGGATACCATTTCTGGAAGATGAGGACGAGGTCTCTGAGGATGAGAGCCAGGATGAGTCCACCTACCTACTtccagagaatgagaaagagctgGAAAAGTTCATTCACTCAG TTATTAGATCCAAAAGAAGAAAGCGTATGGAAAACAAGAGATTGAAGAATGAACAAATGTTCATACAGGATACAAAACTGAACAATTCTCTGCACAGTGTATTCTCAGAGAATCTATGA